The following DNA comes from Candidatus Bathyarchaeota archaeon.
CTATCGTAGATTTGGGTGAGTAGTGTTTTCGAACTTTCTACGTTACGGCAATGTTTATATTGTTTGTTTGCAAATCTGTTTTCGGGCCCCGTATATGAGTGTTACAATAAGTATCAGAATACCTGAGAAGCTAAAGAAGATGCTTGAAGAGTTAGACATCGATTGGTATAAGGAGACACAGACCTATCTTGAGAAATTGGTCAGAAATGGGCTGCGCAGAAAAGTACTCAATAAATCCGACGAGGTTAGGAAGTCCATAGGTAGGGTGACAACACCAGCAGCGAGGTTGACACGTGAGGATAGGGAGAATGAGCACTGAAGCAGTCATCGACGCATCGGCAATAGTTGCATTGTATGTGCCTGAAGAAACAAGTAACTGGATCAGGATGAAAGTTGAAGAATACACTCAATTCCACATCCTCGACCTAACCATGTATGAGGTTGACAACGCAATATGGAGGAAAGGCGTACTACTCAAAGAACTCAACCATTCAGAGATGGAGCTAGTATTCGCAAATATTCAAGCATTCATAGACTCCCTGTGCATCAGCCACCCCTACAGTGAGATACGTAGCGAAACGATAAGAATCGCAACCAAACATGGACTTACCATCTACGACTCGGCGTACATATCATTAGCGCAAGCGATTAAGAGCAAGTTCATAACAACCGATGCAACGCTCATCCAAAAGCTGAGGAATACTGAGCTGGAAGAAATGTTGGAAACCCCCTACCACGGTGACACCTCAGGCGTGAAATAACCTCAAGGGAAGATTCTAAACTATTATTCACCAAGGGTTATAATAGTGCGAGTTTAGCATGGTTGAGGTAAACTCGCTAAGTTCCATCTCAAGATTGTGAAGCTGTTAAATCTCCTCTAGGAAAAAGGGCCTCAGAGTGATCAGCCTACCCAATTTAGCTGGACTTTTGATTCTAATGACGGTAGGCTCCGCCGCTCTCAAGTTTGAGCTGCCCCAGCTTCGAGAACCTACGGGGTGTGGCTAGGATATATTGTGCTTTGGCAATCAGGTAAACCTTGTCAAGTTCACAAGCCAGACGCC
Coding sequences within:
- a CDS encoding type II toxin-antitoxin system VapC family toxin; protein product: MSTEAVIDASAIVALYVPEETSNWIRMKVEEYTQFHILDLTMYEVDNAIWRKGVLLKELNHSEMELVFANIQAFIDSLCISHPYSEIRSETIRIATKHGLTIYDSAYISLAQAIKSKFITTDATLIQKLRNTELEEMLETPYHGDTSGVK
- a CDS encoding antitoxin, with translation MSVTISIRIPEKLKKMLEELDIDWYKETQTYLEKLVRNGLRRKVLNKSDEVRKSIGRVTTPAARLTREDRENEH